Proteins co-encoded in one Colletes latitarsis isolate SP2378_abdomen chromosome 2, iyColLati1, whole genome shotgun sequence genomic window:
- the LOC143351527 gene encoding uncharacterized protein LOC143351527 isoform X3, with product MHTIPELGTSVPAFLAKLWKLVEDPETDDLICWAPNGRSFFIRNQAQFARELLPHYYKHNNMASFVRQLNMYGFHKKVSVELGGLKCDRDEMEFAHQFFCKGHPYLVEHIKRKIASSKGQDPTLAPMKPELMNKMLTEVRSMRGRQEHLDSRLGAMKRENEALWRELAMLRQKHMKQQQIVNKLIHFLVTLVQPSRGSGLSVKRRYPLMIDDSNRQRSKQSKLSKSQASPTGPVIHELDASEPDLDSEYIVAEMLEGHPSPSIQSPEHNNASVIDDNNMETVHLIDDPVQLQDEIQLINPQEIDTRKKRGCKGKKKRKNKVPVKILIPSTKNGEQPREETHLFEIPLEESPVEAITLLENKTIPTPVPMASVRSSKLVAMAANMNKATDAEQELNLENSADVEEDTQESNLNLVKLENILIGSDIDGENVKDNENIEYNETNSNSESDMNDNTFNKINKAYSNATKDNQRIPNANGTQKILEQERSNDSGADTSLDLSLSCLNPSDMSDATYREEMDNHLESMQTDLDNLREILRGEGYSIDANTLLGLFGADDPMSFGMPVNPELNPHSDKEDNDDANAAENINGSGGELMAYNPTQNLLDFDDDMMFLDATSPVTNTSGDVTANNMYTSDPLDLEDNKASLLESLRNDVNTP from the exons ATGCACACGATTCCGGAATTAGGTACCAGCGTGCCGGCCTTCCTTGCCAAACTCTGGAAGCTGGTAGAGGATCCCGAAACTGACGACCTTATTTGTTGGGCACCT AATGGGAGAAGTTTTTTCATTAGGAATCAGGCACAATTCGCCAGAGAATTGTTGCCACATTATTATAAACACAATAATATGGCCAGCTTTGTTCGTCAGTTGAATATGT atggttttcacaaaaaggTTTCGGTTGAATTGGGTGGTTTGAAGTGTGACAGGGATGAAATGGAGTTTGCACATCAGTTCTTTTGCAAAGGACATCCATATCTTGTAGAACACATTAAAAGAAAA ATTGCATCCAGCAAAGGACAAGACCCGACGCTCGCGCCTATGAAACCCGAATTAATGAATAAAATGCTAACAGAAGTGAGAAGTATGAGAGGTCGTCAAGAACATTTAGATTCGCGGCTCGGAGCTATGAAAAGAGAGAATGAAGCATTATGGAGAGAACTTGCTATGCTTAGGCAAAAACACATGAAGCAAcaacaaattgttaataaattaatacattttttgGTCACTTTGGTGCAACCTTCAAGAGGTAGTGGACTCTCTGTTAAGAGAAGATACCCATTAATGATCGACGACTCTAATCGTCAACGTAGCAAACAATCtaaattatcaaag tCTCAGGCGTCGCCTACAGGGCCTGTAATTCATGAACTCGATGCATCTGAACCAGATTTAGATTCAGAATATATTGTTGCAGA AATGTTGGAAGGACATCCAAGTCCATCTATTCAAAGTCCAGAACATAACAATGCATCAGTAATAGATGATAACAATATGGAAACTGTTCATTTAATTGATGATCCAGTCCAGTTACAAGATGAAATACAACTGATCAACCCACAGGAAATTGATACAAGAAAAAAGCGTGGTTGTAAGGGTAAAAAAAA GAGGAAAAACAAGGTGCCTGTCAAAATTTTGATCCCATCGACGAAGAATGGAGAACAACCGAG GGAAGAAACACATTTATTTGAAATTCCGCTTGAAGAATCACCGGTCGAGGCTATTACTTTATTGGAAAATAAAACAATTCCAACGCCTGTACCTATGGCATCTGTGCGTAGCTCAAAACTTGTAGCCATGGCAGCCAATATGAACAAAGCAACAGATGCAGAGCAAGAGCTCAATTTGGAAAATTCTGCGGACGTAGAAGAAGATACTCAAGAGAGCAATTTAAACCTGGTGAAACTGGAGAACATTTTAATAgggtcagatattgatggagagaaTGTCAAGGATAATGAGAACATAGAGTATAATGAGACTAACAGCAACTCTGAATCTGACATGAATGATAACACtttcaataaaattaacaaAGCTTATAGTAATGCCACAAAGGATAATCAAAGAATTCCAAATGCAAATGGAACACAGAAAATTTTGGAGCAAGAAAGATCCAATGACAGTGGAGCAGACACTAGCCTAGATTTATCTTTGAGTTGCTTGAATCCCTCTGACATGTCTGATGCTACTTACAG GGAGGAAATGGATAATCATCTCGAATCGATGCAGACAGATTTGGACAATCTCCGTGAAATTCTACGCGGCGAGGGTTATAGTATCGATGCAAACACGCTCCTGGGA TTATTTGGAGCAGATGATCCAATGTCATTCGGTATGCCTGTTAATCCAGAATTAAATCCACATTCTGACAAAGAAGACAATGATGACGCTAATG CAGCGGAAAACATTAACGGAAGTGGTGGAGAACTTATGGCATACAATCCAACACAAAACTTGCTAGATTTCGACGATGACATGATGTTCTTAGATGCTACATCGCCTGTAACCAATACATCAGGTGATGTAACTGCAAACAATATGTATACATCAGATCCTTtagatttggaggataacaaagCTTCGCTCCTCGAGTCCTTAAGAAACGATGTAAACACTCCATAA